A window of Cohnella herbarum contains these coding sequences:
- a CDS encoding FAD-linked oxidase C-terminal domain-containing protein translates to MLDRAIVAELREAVGERYYKEDQESLVTHSYDGTPMLQSLPDGVIYPGNTAEVSAVMTILNKHRIPLVSRGSGTNLCGGTVPVQGGVVMVMHRMNDILEVDLQNLTATVQPGIITKRFIEHIEGLGLFYPPDPSSMSISTIGGNIAECSGGLRGLKYGTTKDYVLGLECVLASGEIIRTGGKLMKDVAGYDLTKLLIGSEGTLAIVTEATLKLIPPPKHKKTMLAMFTDLYGAARTVSRIIENRIIPATLEFMDNPTIRVVDDYAKLGLPLNMAAILLIEQDGDFETVERDIELISEICHAEKADQISIASNQEEALKLLTARRSAFTALARLRPTTILEDATVPRSKIADMVLEINRIAQKYNVQICTFGHAGDGNLHPTATTDARDHEEIHRVEEAFAEIFEAAIQLGGTITGEHGVGLVKAPFLEWKVGSAGIAIMKNIKQAFDPLNLLNPGKMFAKETRRRVVLNRG, encoded by the coding sequence ATGTTGGACAGAGCGATTGTCGCGGAGCTTCGGGAAGCGGTAGGAGAACGTTATTACAAAGAGGATCAGGAATCGTTAGTCACGCATTCTTATGACGGCACGCCTATGTTGCAATCATTGCCGGACGGAGTCATCTATCCCGGTAATACGGCGGAAGTCTCGGCGGTTATGACGATCTTGAATAAGCACCGCATTCCCTTGGTAAGCCGGGGATCGGGGACGAATCTATGCGGAGGAACGGTACCCGTGCAAGGGGGCGTCGTGATGGTCATGCACCGGATGAACGACATCTTGGAAGTCGATTTGCAGAATCTCACTGCAACGGTTCAACCGGGAATCATCACGAAACGATTCATTGAACATATCGAAGGGTTGGGGCTGTTCTATCCGCCGGATCCGAGCAGCATGTCCATCTCCACGATCGGAGGCAACATCGCGGAATGCTCGGGAGGGTTGCGCGGTTTGAAATACGGGACGACCAAGGATTACGTGCTCGGGCTGGAATGCGTGCTTGCGTCCGGGGAGATCATTCGTACCGGCGGGAAGCTGATGAAGGACGTCGCCGGTTACGATCTTACGAAGCTGCTGATCGGTTCCGAAGGCACGCTCGCTATCGTCACGGAGGCGACGTTAAAGCTGATTCCTCCGCCCAAGCACAAGAAGACGATGCTGGCCATGTTTACGGATTTATACGGAGCGGCTCGTACCGTTTCCCGTATTATCGAGAACCGGATCATTCCCGCCACGCTGGAATTCATGGATAATCCGACGATTCGGGTCGTGGACGATTACGCGAAGCTCGGATTGCCCTTGAACATGGCGGCGATCCTGCTGATCGAACAGGATGGCGACTTCGAGACGGTGGAACGCGACATCGAGTTGATTTCCGAGATCTGCCACGCTGAGAAGGCGGATCAGATCAGCATCGCGAGCAATCAAGAGGAGGCGTTAAAGCTTCTGACCGCAAGGCGCAGCGCGTTCACGGCGCTGGCCAGACTCCGTCCGACGACGATTCTGGAGGATGCGACCGTGCCGCGCTCGAAGATCGCCGACATGGTGCTGGAGATTAATCGGATCGCGCAGAAATATAACGTGCAGATTTGTACTTTCGGGCATGCGGGGGACGGCAATCTGCATCCGACGGCTACGACCGACGCAAGGGATCATGAAGAGATCCACAGGGTCGAGGAAGCGTTCGCCGAAATTTTCGAAGCGGCGATTCAGCTTGGTGGAACCATTACCGGAGAGCATGGAGTGGGTTTGGTTAAAGCGCCGTTCTTGGAATGGAAGGTAGGCAGCGCGGGCATCGCCATTATGAAGAACATCAAGCAAGCCTTCGATCCTCTCAATCTGCTCAACCCGGGGAAAATGTTCGCCAAGGAAACAAGACGCAGGGTGGTGTTGAACCGTGGCTAA
- a CDS encoding peptidase C14 encodes MNDQADSAVRCVRNVDALKNLPPEIRQPGTTVWVKGYYEEGDPGGKFVRFVSDSKAADNGGTVHAPADGGAGRWLTIHDGVGRYRYFGIFGTDRQADDALDAMANDETIYKIEADSDLNFARRHRMNRSRLVMEFNGFTVRTDGIEDAPENDPFAAVLFFQGLLTGLTQSLVLTEPLAEMSELFEVSDSSAFAVGEWWIVQSNALSGGAERELEKLIRVTEIVDATHVRFNYKNGWELAPGRTVTYKKAIPVEQVSVRNMRFIGAGSTDKTGSHPLAYEFAVECDAVGINAYGTFWPVVMRRYCTHYVTERCNLTNPVEVVIGGTGYLTQQIYCLYGHVRDCQTSNGRHLNDFTGSAYCYVDNCHCDGDDLGAFVTHGQYEHDLTYVGNSGLMSFANSGPTWGESAKRITVKKHVASWFLAFRKVTDLTLEDVHVFVRKGVENSANTGSFWLNPDGVQMKNCTAEAMVKFMQVSARSERPNVIENSSFALTQGRRLSHENVEAELSFRNCRFAGIDGNRFAGTGKLSFRDCLLEGASAEASALRVEGSAFSFHGGTMTNTGVVLTGAGDRQVEIGTGAAVSGTNAGKAFFEREEPGTGSTDWRFFNCVSRAADAETSHYRIEAGRNTYLSTGSRFEGGRFAVADGAFEDGGHMLHATNVEKGVDRSGLPGENDSIRHGSNNLIINEKKVTHED; translated from the coding sequence ATGAACGATCAGGCAGACAGCGCAGTACGTTGCGTTCGGAACGTGGACGCGCTTAAGAATCTTCCGCCGGAAATCAGGCAGCCGGGAACTACCGTATGGGTAAAGGGTTATTACGAGGAAGGCGATCCGGGCGGCAAGTTCGTTCGTTTCGTATCGGACAGCAAAGCTGCCGATAATGGGGGAACCGTGCATGCGCCCGCGGATGGCGGCGCGGGACGATGGTTGACGATCCATGACGGCGTTGGCCGTTACCGTTATTTCGGCATATTCGGAACGGATCGCCAAGCGGACGATGCGCTCGACGCCATGGCGAACGATGAAACGATATATAAAATCGAAGCGGACTCGGATCTGAATTTCGCCCGCAGGCACCGAATGAATAGAAGTCGCCTGGTCATGGAGTTTAACGGCTTTACGGTCCGCACGGACGGGATCGAGGACGCGCCCGAGAACGATCCGTTCGCGGCGGTGTTGTTCTTTCAAGGTTTATTGACCGGGTTGACGCAGAGCCTGGTCTTAACGGAGCCTCTGGCCGAAATGTCGGAATTGTTCGAGGTATCGGATTCCTCCGCCTTCGCCGTCGGCGAATGGTGGATCGTTCAATCGAATGCGTTATCGGGCGGCGCCGAACGGGAGCTGGAGAAGCTTATAAGGGTAACCGAGATCGTAGACGCGACGCATGTCCGATTTAATTATAAGAACGGTTGGGAGCTTGCTCCGGGCAGAACCGTTACTTATAAAAAGGCGATTCCGGTCGAGCAGGTATCGGTACGGAATATGCGATTCATCGGCGCGGGCAGCACGGATAAGACGGGTTCGCATCCGCTTGCGTACGAGTTCGCCGTGGAGTGCGACGCCGTAGGCATCAACGCATACGGTACGTTCTGGCCCGTCGTCATGCGGCGTTACTGCACGCACTACGTGACCGAGCGCTGCAATCTGACGAATCCGGTGGAAGTCGTGATCGGCGGCACCGGTTATCTTACCCAGCAAATCTATTGCCTTTACGGCCACGTTCGGGATTGCCAGACGAGCAACGGCAGGCATCTGAACGATTTTACGGGATCCGCTTATTGTTACGTGGACAACTGCCATTGCGATGGCGACGATCTTGGGGCGTTCGTCACGCACGGCCAATACGAGCACGACTTGACTTACGTCGGCAATTCCGGGCTCATGTCCTTCGCCAATAGCGGTCCGACCTGGGGTGAGAGCGCGAAGAGAATCACGGTGAAGAAACACGTGGCCTCTTGGTTTCTCGCTTTCCGCAAAGTGACCGATCTCACGCTGGAGGACGTGCACGTGTTCGTCCGGAAAGGCGTGGAAAACTCGGCGAATACGGGTTCCTTCTGGCTTAATCCGGACGGCGTGCAGATGAAGAACTGCACGGCAGAGGCAATGGTGAAATTCATGCAGGTTTCGGCCCGGTCGGAGCGACCGAACGTGATCGAGAATAGCTCGTTCGCGCTTACGCAAGGGCGTCGCTTATCCCACGAGAACGTGGAAGCCGAGCTGTCGTTCCGCAATTGCAGGTTCGCCGGGATCGACGGCAATCGATTTGCCGGAACCGGAAAGCTATCGTTCAGGGATTGCTTGCTCGAGGGCGCGAGTGCCGAAGCTAGCGCTCTTCGCGTGGAAGGGTCGGCGTTCAGCTTCCACGGGGGAACGATGACGAATACCGGAGTCGTCTTGACCGGAGCGGGAGATCGCCAAGTCGAGATCGGCACGGGAGCGGCCGTTAGCGGCACGAATGCCGGCAAGGCTTTCTTCGAGCGCGAAGAACCCGGAACGGGCTCAACCGATTGGCGGTTTTTCAATTGCGTTAGCCGGGCCGCCGATGCGGAAACTTCCCACTATCGCATCGAGGCCGGACGAAATACGTATTTGTCCACCGGTTCCCGGTTCGAAGGCGGTCGGTTCGCGGTTGCGGACGGAGCCTTCGAAGACGGGGGCCATATGCTGCACGCAACGAACGTGGAGAAAGGCGTGGACCGGAGCGGGCTGCCGGGCGAGAACGATTCGATCCGGCACGGGAGCAATAATCTGATCATTAACGAGAAGAAGGTGACTCACGAAGATTAG
- a CDS encoding FadR/GntR family transcriptional regulator yields MAFQKIKTQRGSEIVLQQIREQIQSNLYPPGSKLPTVVELAASFEVGRSTIREALSALKAMGWVTIRHGGGTYVSLQTPGEDGIEPTAYNTELLQEVLEVRKFIEIGCATLAAKRRNDEDLAELKTILDEMEAALDNEGESEQADFRFHLLVANASHNSLLISMMESLTERMQESMKESRRLWFFAERSSAEKLLQEHKEIYGAIEAKNEELAGERMMRHLVKVEKVLYVKAPQGTGE; encoded by the coding sequence GTGGCATTCCAGAAAATCAAGACGCAAAGAGGCTCCGAAATCGTCTTGCAGCAAATCAGAGAGCAGATTCAATCGAATCTCTATCCTCCAGGATCCAAATTACCGACCGTAGTCGAACTTGCCGCAAGCTTCGAAGTCGGGCGTTCCACGATCCGCGAAGCATTGAGCGCCTTGAAAGCGATGGGGTGGGTAACGATCCGCCACGGCGGAGGCACTTACGTCAGTCTTCAGACGCCCGGTGAAGACGGCATCGAACCTACTGCATACAATACCGAGCTATTGCAGGAAGTGCTGGAAGTGCGCAAGTTCATCGAGATCGGTTGCGCTACGCTTGCGGCGAAAAGAAGAAACGACGAAGATCTCGCGGAGTTGAAAACAATCCTTGACGAAATGGAAGCCGCTCTCGATAACGAAGGGGAAAGCGAACAAGCGGATTTCCGGTTCCATCTGCTCGTCGCGAACGCCTCCCACAATTCGCTCTTGATCTCCATGATGGAATCGCTGACCGAACGGATGCAGGAAAGCATGAAGGAGTCTCGTCGGCTGTGGTTTTTCGCAGAACGTTCTTCCGCGGAGAAGCTGTTGCAGGAGCATAAGGAAATTTACGGTGCCATCGAAGCGAAGAACGAGGAGCTGGCAGGGGAAAGAATGATGCGGCATCTGGTGAAAGTAGAGAAGGTCCTCTACGTTAAAGCGCCGCAAGGAACGGGAGAATAG
- a CDS encoding ABC transporter permease, translated as MKDTASAIVPKPVRATTRWTRTLWRYRWLYLFMVPGLLYYIIYHYVPMFGLVIAFQDYNLMKGVSGSPWVGFDNFRIVFQSPDFPDLLKNTVLLSLYRIIFNMLPDLVLALMLNEIRVRWFKRTIQTLTYGPHFLSWIIVYGIMFSFFSPGSGLVSTFFRDMGWGSIDVLTNSALFRPMLVLTDIWKSTGYGAIIYLAALASINNDLYEASSIDGAGRWRQMWHITLPGVRDVFILLIILRLGSILDAGFEQVYIFLNVRVYNVGDIIDTWIFRRGIEQMDFSVPAAVGVFKSVIGFVLVLGANKLAKRFGGSGIW; from the coding sequence ATGAAAGATACGGCGTCAGCAATCGTTCCCAAGCCCGTCCGGGCTACAACGAGATGGACCCGAACGTTATGGCGATATCGTTGGCTTTACTTGTTCATGGTGCCCGGCCTTCTTTATTACATTATCTATCATTACGTCCCGATGTTCGGCCTCGTCATCGCTTTCCAAGATTACAACCTGATGAAGGGCGTTTCCGGAAGCCCTTGGGTCGGCTTCGATAATTTCCGTATCGTGTTCCAGTCGCCGGACTTTCCGGATCTGCTGAAGAACACGGTGCTGCTAAGCTTGTACAGGATTATCTTCAATATGCTGCCGGATTTGGTACTCGCGCTCATGTTGAACGAGATCCGGGTGCGTTGGTTCAAACGGACGATTCAAACGTTGACCTACGGACCGCACTTCCTGTCTTGGATTATCGTGTACGGCATCATGTTCTCCTTCTTCAGCCCGGGTTCGGGCCTTGTGTCCACGTTCTTCCGGGATATGGGATGGGGATCGATAGACGTACTGACCAATTCCGCCTTGTTCCGCCCGATGCTGGTGCTGACGGATATATGGAAGAGCACGGGGTACGGAGCGATTATCTACTTGGCCGCTCTCGCCAGCATCAACAACGATCTGTACGAAGCGTCTTCCATAGACGGAGCCGGACGTTGGAGACAGATGTGGCACATCACGCTGCCGGGCGTTCGGGACGTATTCATTCTTCTGATCATCCTCCGTCTGGGAAGCATCTTAGATGCCGGATTCGAGCAAGTATACATCTTCTTGAACGTGAGAGTGTACAACGTCGGAGACATTATCGACACTTGGATATTCAGAAGAGGGATCGAGCAGATGGATTTCAGCGTTCCGGCCGCGGTTGGCGTTTTCAAATCGGTTATCGGTTTCGTGCTCGTGCTGGGGGCCAACAAATTGGCTAAGCGATTCGGCGGATCCGGCATTTGGTAA
- a CDS encoding extracellular solute-binding protein, giving the protein MKRNSTLLVCLMVLTLIVSACGNNNGNEASPSASSPAPGTASGEASGTPAQETIKLNWFVTAAAESQLPKGDADFVKKAIAEKFNVDLTIDYMPLGTDFQNKLNSLIASGDIPDVFFVDGITSNQYIKDGVVREMTGLVTPAKMPNYFKYWVKEEDLPKYQVQGKFARAPVPYEKNYFRSYYIRTDWLEKVGLEIPKSYDEMVEVMKAFTFNDPDGNGKNDTFGFTAYGNGTNMSMEFPTYVKNGLIGDFVIEGDQFIDTRTDLRMQQTLTDTRALLDLKVVDPDWLLNKNGQQLEKAEQGKAGIVLGFGKNLAFDNNPVGLQAKTKEITGNANANWAAFDPFATTGVFIEPVPSNPFVLSSKSSDAEIERSLQVLDWLASEEGFLMAHYGREGTEFTRTGNQITLNQDAIKQNVTDQGNFLGVYQWFTPISGPEAFGVEVLDPNVTDRDREIVNTMNGYKILPSVGTSLVIKEGMDLGALRKRMNELQVKILYDEKDASNWPKYREEIMTKYGGQIIFDYYAEQVAASQGKAITFKSANQ; this is encoded by the coding sequence ATGAAAAGAAACAGCACTCTGCTCGTTTGTTTGATGGTTCTAACTCTTATCGTCTCGGCATGCGGTAACAACAATGGTAACGAGGCGTCTCCATCGGCCAGCTCCCCCGCGCCGGGTACGGCTTCCGGCGAAGCTTCCGGGACTCCGGCTCAAGAAACGATCAAGCTGAATTGGTTCGTGACAGCCGCGGCGGAATCCCAGCTTCCGAAAGGGGATGCGGATTTCGTGAAGAAGGCGATCGCCGAGAAGTTCAACGTCGATCTGACCATCGACTACATGCCTCTGGGGACGGATTTCCAGAATAAGCTGAATTCCTTGATCGCATCCGGCGATATTCCAGACGTTTTCTTCGTGGACGGCATTACTTCCAACCAATATATCAAAGACGGCGTCGTTCGCGAGATGACCGGATTGGTGACTCCGGCCAAGATGCCGAACTATTTCAAGTATTGGGTCAAAGAAGAAGATTTGCCTAAGTATCAAGTACAAGGCAAATTCGCCCGCGCGCCGGTTCCTTACGAGAAAAACTATTTCCGTTCTTATTACATTCGTACGGACTGGCTAGAGAAGGTCGGTCTTGAAATTCCGAAATCGTACGACGAGATGGTAGAAGTCATGAAAGCTTTCACGTTTAACGATCCGGACGGCAACGGCAAGAACGATACGTTCGGCTTCACCGCTTACGGCAACGGAACGAACATGTCGATGGAATTTCCTACTTACGTGAAGAACGGTCTTATCGGCGACTTCGTAATCGAAGGCGACCAGTTCATCGATACCCGTACGGATCTCCGCATGCAACAGACGCTTACGGACACGAGAGCATTGTTGGACTTGAAGGTTGTCGATCCCGACTGGCTTCTGAACAAGAACGGACAACAGCTCGAGAAAGCGGAGCAAGGCAAAGCGGGCATCGTTCTCGGCTTCGGCAAAAACCTGGCATTCGACAACAACCCTGTCGGCTTGCAGGCGAAGACGAAGGAAATTACCGGCAATGCCAACGCCAATTGGGCGGCATTCGATCCGTTCGCGACGACGGGAGTATTCATTGAGCCCGTGCCTAGCAATCCGTTCGTGCTCAGTTCCAAATCGTCGGATGCGGAAATCGAGCGTTCCCTTCAAGTGCTCGACTGGCTCGCCAGCGAAGAAGGTTTCCTGATGGCGCACTACGGCCGCGAAGGAACGGAGTTCACCCGTACCGGCAACCAAATCACGTTGAACCAAGACGCGATCAAACAAAACGTAACCGATCAAGGCAACTTCCTCGGCGTCTATCAATGGTTTACTCCGATTTCCGGTCCGGAAGCGTTCGGAGTCGAGGTTCTGGATCCGAACGTGACCGACAGAGACAGGGAAATCGTCAACACGATGAACGGCTATAAAATTCTACCGTCCGTAGGCACGAGTCTTGTCATTAAAGAAGGCATGGATCTGGGCGCTCTGAGAAAACGGATGAACGAGCTTCAAGTTAAAATTTTGTACGACGAGAAGGATGCTTCGAACTGGCCGAAGTACCGCGAAGAGATTATGACCAAATACGGCGGTCAAATTATTTTCGATTACTACGCGGAGCAAGTCGCCGCATCCCAAGGTAAAGCGATTACGTTCAAATCGGCAAATCAATAA
- a CDS encoding GNAT family N-acetyltransferase, which yields MAEIRFVEEKEIGSAAALADLVFRDEEQTSMGVAFPFIFSGNFGSSVGAFEDGKLAAFMGLVPSELQIGKAVLPLFSMGAVCTHPDYRGRGYAGDMLKLAFEHIAASGASLLYVSGDRSLYRRHGCHRFGSVRNYSIKPGQFMETEQAGSASYRKFRESDRFRLQALADDAFARYRRGLYETALLIRSESLASISKLRNETYVAESEGSIAAYAVVAMPAEHPTQSSPFVVEWGGDAVKAAQLLSFIQESRGLSELRVAVPFHDSDMQEALQRVPYTEGTNTGTVKIIDPKRLLTQLAPYLKEKNNEVAPRITLDNVKGEEGAAELRIDDNSIRLTSEELVSVLFDLDPDVAAIAQYREMLGKLFPIPLPYAAGLNFV from the coding sequence ATGGCGGAAATCCGGTTCGTGGAGGAGAAGGAGATAGGGAGCGCGGCAGCTCTTGCCGATCTCGTGTTTCGCGACGAAGAGCAAACTTCGATGGGGGTTGCATTTCCCTTCATATTCTCCGGCAATTTCGGGAGTTCCGTCGGCGCATTCGAAGACGGAAAACTCGCGGCGTTCATGGGGCTCGTCCCAAGCGAGCTTCAGATCGGCAAAGCGGTACTGCCGTTGTTCTCCATGGGCGCCGTCTGCACGCATCCGGATTACAGGGGGCGCGGCTACGCCGGCGATATGCTAAAGCTGGCATTCGAACATATCGCTGCGTCCGGTGCTTCGCTCTTGTACGTGTCCGGGGATCGGAGCTTGTATCGGCGTCATGGGTGTCATCGCTTCGGGTCGGTTAGGAACTACTCGATTAAGCCTGGGCAATTCATGGAAACCGAGCAAGCCGGTTCAGCGAGCTACAGGAAATTTCGGGAGAGCGACCGGTTTCGCCTGCAGGCTCTGGCCGACGATGCGTTCGCGCGATATCGCCGGGGACTATACGAAACGGCTCTGCTTATTCGTTCCGAATCCCTAGCGAGCATTTCTAAGTTAAGGAACGAGACCTATGTCGCGGAATCGGAAGGGAGCATCGCGGCTTACGCTGTCGTAGCCATGCCGGCGGAACATCCTACGCAGTCGTCGCCTTTCGTCGTCGAATGGGGCGGCGATGCGGTTAAGGCGGCTCAACTCCTTAGTTTCATCCAAGAGTCGCGCGGACTATCCGAGCTTCGGGTGGCGGTTCCGTTCCATGATTCGGACATGCAAGAGGCGCTTCAACGGGTTCCCTATACGGAAGGGACGAACACCGGCACGGTTAAGATCATCGATCCGAAACGGTTGCTAACGCAGCTCGCTCCATACCTGAAGGAGAAGAACAATGAGGTTGCTCCCAGGATAACTCTGGATAACGTGAAAGGGGAGGAAGGGGCGGCGGAACTAAGGATCGACGACAATTCGATTAGGCTTACGTCCGAGGAGCTGGTCTCGGTCCTGTTCGACCTTGATCCCGACGTTGCGGCAATCGCCCAGTATCGGGAGATGCTCGGTAAGCTATTCCCGATTCCCCTCCCTTATGCCGCCGGTTTAAACTTCGTTTAA
- a CDS encoding carbohydrate ABC transporter permease: MPYIFQKTWSDRIADLFIYITLAIFGLATLFPIYYVFVVAVTPYSEVLRNGGFLLVPRKFTMEAFEAILSSNTVPKALGITTMVTAIGTSLNLMVTTLLAYPLSKKYLPGRNAVLLAIVFTMLFSGGLIPTFLTVKATGLMNSIWALIIPGLVSTFNLLIMKTYFESLPSEVEEAAKIDGCGDASTLLKIVLPLSMPIIATLGLFYGVNHWNAYFNGIMYLNDRDLYPLQVVLRNMIVTPSVSQELAVPQSQLSALPPESIKMATVVVAIIPVIAVYPFLQKYFIKGMMLGAVKG, from the coding sequence GTGCCTTATATTTTCCAGAAAACATGGTCCGACCGAATTGCCGATCTCTTCATCTATATCACGTTGGCGATCTTCGGATTAGCGACCCTGTTCCCGATCTACTACGTATTCGTTGTCGCGGTAACTCCTTATTCTGAGGTACTGCGCAACGGCGGCTTCCTGCTCGTACCTCGGAAATTCACGATGGAAGCTTTCGAGGCGATCTTAAGCAGCAACACGGTGCCCAAAGCGCTTGGAATTACGACGATGGTGACGGCGATCGGAACGTCTCTCAATCTGATGGTGACCACGCTGCTGGCGTATCCGTTGTCCAAGAAATATTTGCCCGGCCGGAACGCCGTTCTCCTGGCGATCGTGTTCACGATGCTATTCTCCGGAGGATTGATTCCGACGTTCCTTACCGTTAAGGCGACGGGGCTCATGAATTCGATCTGGGCGCTGATCATTCCCGGACTGGTATCTACCTTTAACTTGCTGATCATGAAAACTTACTTTGAATCGCTTCCTTCGGAAGTCGAAGAAGCGGCGAAGATAGACGGCTGCGGAGACGCTTCGACGTTGCTCAAGATCGTGCTTCCCTTGTCGATGCCGATTATCGCGACGTTGGGCTTGTTCTACGGAGTTAACCACTGGAATGCTTACTTCAACGGAATTATGTATTTGAACGATCGGGATCTGTATCCGCTCCAGGTCGTTCTCCGGAACATGATCGTGACCCCGAGCGTCAGTCAGGAGCTTGCGGTGCCGCAGTCGCAATTAAGCGCGCTGCCGCCCGAATCGATCAAGATGGCCACCGTCGTCGTAGCGATCATTCCGGTCATCGCCGTGTATCCGTTTCTTCAGAAGTATTTTATCAAAGGGATGATGCTCGGCGCCGTGAAGGGCTAG